DNA sequence from the Tachysurus fulvidraco isolate hzauxx_2018 chromosome 1, HZAU_PFXX_2.0, whole genome shotgun sequence genome:
TACATGcttcataacaaaaaaattaatctcCAAGATCGACCTTTCTACGGAGTTTACTTTTATGTCTGACGCGTGGTTCCTAATTATAATCGATTTAGCCAAATTACTGCAATGCTACAACGATGCATTAAACTAAATCAAGGTGAATGTTTGCACAGGAATCAGATGGCATTTGATTATCCAACGTGCTCCAGACGGTCAATCCGCCTGATGAACCAAACTTTATTGTAGCTCCAGCTGAACTCTATAAGAAAGCAGATTTCCAGGAAGAAGGCTGGAGATCAGTGAGAgaaatttatatgtaaataggACGTTCACCCAGAAgtggatgggttcccttctgaatctggttcATATTAATAGTTACTCTTTATTTTGGCTAAGGGACTTTTTCATGGACACTGTCATCTCTGAGTTCTTCATATTAGATCTATTTCCAGATTTTCTAAAGCTACTTTATTATAATGTCTGaatttaaaagtgctatacagatTGAATTGAATGACTGTTGGCCTTTGAGCTGGGGATGACAACTGAGATCCGgtacattgtactgtatatttgcaGTGCAGTGTAACAGGAATGGACAATGAGCACAGTAATGGTCTGTCCAGGTGTGTGCGAACgtgaatgtgttttatgtgtaaAGTTGCTCCACATGGTGTGTTGGAGTAAAAGAAAATGTCCCACAGGCTGAATAACAAACTCCTCATTCAGATAAACCCTGAGCATCTAAACTGCAAGTGGAGAGTACAGCAGTTTAAATCGATGTGTATACTGGACTGTAGTTCTTGTTCTCATTAAAATTTAGTGGAGTTGATCATAAAAGTTGTCTTAGGCTGGTAAGTGCCAGTGTGCTGCTTATTCCCATGTTCTGATGTGTGTAGTGAAGCAAGATGCAGCTTTTGGAGTTAGGTGCTTGTTCTGTAGCTACAGCATCAGTGTGAGACACTTACCACATTAAAACTTTGTCATTAACGTCATTAAAGGTGCtagctgtttttgtttgtttgtattttttcttctggTATTCATCCCATAAACAACTATGTACATGAAACTTATCCTGAGCTATTGATATGTCCTCATCTGTACCTTACCcataaaatgtttacatatatttCTACATATTTTTTTGCTCCCACTCTGTAACTGCTTTATAAATTGTATCATCTTCTAtagtgtattttgttttttgtatggATGTGTAACAAAGAAATTTCCTTTATGGAATTACCCTGATGTTTGATGACTAGTTAGTGGTTTGCTAGCATGAGTTAAATTGCTAATAttactttaaattaaatttacacaTGAAATATAATTAAGGATTATCAAAGGTTTTGCAGTTGAGGGGGAAATTATCTCTGGATCCTTCTTCTGATTGCAGCTCACATTACATTAGGAAAACCTGAACAAAATAATCCAGATATTCTCATGTTAAAATCACATTGGATAAAAAATAGTACAGTTGTATTGATATCTATTCTCTGGAGCTTTTAGGGCTTTTTAATTCCTGAGATTGAGATTTAATTCCTGAAATTTTCACCTGCACAACTCAAAGCAATTCCAATGTGTTAAACTCGATTTAAAGCATTAGCAGTTTAacttcatgtttattttgtacCATGTCATGAATTTTATTATCCTGCTTAATTGACATTGCAGTTAGTAATTGTGATGATATTTAGTGCAATGATACAAGTGTGATACTGGACTTTTGGACCATATTTCTATAAGGttgtctatttattatttttatgacctgttattttaatatttgaatttaatattattttattttcttctgtgtAAAGTCTTAAGGCAGACTGTTCGCCCCTTTTCATCCACGTGTGCCGTTCATGCAGGGAAGAAATGGAGACTGGAGTAAGTCATCAATTGTCCATGTGATCTGTTTCTGATGCTTTCTGCATCCTCATCTGAGGAATTAATCCTAGAGGACAATTACAGTGAATGATTTTacctgtgtcgtgtgtgtgtatatatacaggaACGGCTTGGCATGGACTGGATCAGAGTACGGACCATTAACAGATCTGCCTGACTGGTCATTCGCAGGTGAGAACAAATATTGTTTATATGCTGCATGTTATGATGCTGTGACCGCTGGCTGATCGTCTGCCTGTGTATTTAAATCCCATCAGTCTCCCATTACATACTTGAGCAAGGGCTTTAATATTAACTGTTCAGTTATAAATGGAAGTCACTCAGAATAAAGGTGTAATTTGTGTTATTTGCGCAGCCGTATCTGTGCTCACATATAagcttgtgttgttttactgaCCAGTACATTTGCACTTATTCCTCTGCTTTGTGTCTTcgtctctgtatttctctgtaGACGGCAGACCTGCACCTCCACTGAAAGGACAAGTCAGGAGGCAGAAGCAGAGGGAGGATTTTGCAGTAAGTGTTCTTGATCTGtttccaaaaataataatttgctgcattttcattATAGATTTGTGTAGTGAGCCGAGTGTAAGCTGACCAATGGTGTATGTGAGAGCCAAAGCTGATATGCAATTTGTATTCAGTGAAACACATGCATTTATGCTTGTATTAATAATTACATAGGGATATAACAGGGTCTGTTTTATAATAGGGTTCGAGATTAACTCCCAATGCTGGTCCTAAGCCTAAGAATAATGGGacggttgcatcaggaagggaatccagtataaaacctgtgccaaaatcagATATTGATTGATATTGAAAATCAGATAACTGATGTATAATAAGAAGTGATATTTCAACACCACTGAATCCTCCAGTCTGTACCTCTCAATTAGTTTCAGTTAGTATTAAAAATCTGATTTGAAGACTTAAATACGGCATTTAAGTCCTCTTAAGAAGTTCATATTAATAAGTTGGGAAGTAATAACAATACCATGAGCATTTACTTATGTTCTGCAATACTAGATGGAGGTGAAACATCTCTTAATTAACTATTAAAGACTATTAAAGAAAACACAGCCAACTCTGTTTATGAAAAATGAAGATAATAGAATGCACATCTGgtgtgttttgcttctgttttaTAAAGCATAATAACTTTAATCGGCTTCTCAGACGATTAAACATTAATTTCAACAGATTTACCATCTGTGACAGATGGTATCCAGTGGAACTGCATCCATGATTCCACC
Encoded proteins:
- the mrpl52 gene encoding 39S ribosomal protein L52, mitochondrial, producing MAAPLKLLCASVLRQTVRPFSSTCAVHAGKKWRLENGLAWTGSEYGPLTDLPDWSFADGRPAPPLKGQVRRQKQREDFARRAVNLNAEVDQAIKRWGAEKEAQERAKEQLKSSMLKPKGKLLLNNTNKQKQTNK